The Deinococcus deserti VCD115 region CCGGGGCCATTGCTGCCGGAAGTTCAAAAACGTTCCCGGTGACCATCACCTCAGCCGGAACCTACCGCCTTTCGCTGCAGAGCACTTCCAGCCTGAACAGCCGCCTGATCAATGTGGCCTTCGCCGGTTCGAACTATGATCTTGCTGCCGACGCTGGAAAGACCGTCATTGCTGACTTCCCGAATGTCGCGTCAGGTTCAGGTGCCGTCGTCGTCACTGCCAGATCGGAGGGAGTCAGCATCGGGCAAATATCCGGTGCCAACCTCTCAGCTCCCAGCGATCCATGTGCGTCCGACACCACCGCGCCTGGGACTCCAGGGAGCCTGACAGCGGTGGACCGCACCAGCAGCAGCGTCACCCTGAGCTGGACCGCCAGTTCTGACAACTGCGGCGTCAGCGGGTATGAGGTCTACCTGAATGGCGCCCTGCGGACTACGGTGAGCGGCGCGGGAACAACAATTGGCGGCCTGAGCGCTGGAACCGCCTATACCTTCACGGTACGTGCGCGTGACGCCCAGGGGAATGTCTCTCCCTTTACCAGCGACCTGAATGTGACGACCGCCAGTGCGGCCATCCCTGTGCCTGGCGTCATCAGCACTAACGTTGGCACGATTTCAAACGGTGCGAGCCGAAGCTTTGACCTGAACGTCAGCGTGGCCGGCAACCTGCGTTTTTTGATCACGAATGCGAGTTCGGCGGCCAGCAGCGCCCTGACCGTCAGCTTCAACGGACGCAGCGTTCCCCTCTCCATTGGGGCCGGGCAGACCATTCCGGTGGATTTCGCGGGTGTGCAGGCGGGACCCCGGACCCTAAGCGTCACCGCCAATTCTGCTGGTGTAGCTGTAGGGAAGCTCGAAGCGCTGGCCTACTGAGCCGGCGATGATTGCGGAGGCCGGCTGAGAATGTGTGCGCTCTGGGCCCGGCCTCGACCGCTCACGCGCTACTGCGGCAATTGGCACTAATTACCCAGACACCTGGGTCCGGTATGCTCTGCAGCATGACGCTGGTCCGCAGTACCGACGCCCTGATTCTGGCCAACCTCGCCGATCCGGTGCTGCGGGTCAGGGCCGTTGAAGCCGCCAGCCAGTATGACGTGGAGGTATTGGTCAGCTTGACGGAAAGCTACATGCTGACCGCCAGCCGTAAGGGTGCACGGACCAGTGTCAAGACCATCCAGGCGTATTCGCTGGCCGTACGGGAATTCGTACCCTGGGCCCAGCAGGCTGGCGTGCAGCTGCTGCGGCCGGGAAAACGTGACGGCGGCCGATTCGTCTCCTGGCTGCAGACCCGGCCCTCCAATGGAAAAGGCAAACAGGGTCCGCTGGCGGCGTCCAGTGTGGCCCAGTACGTCGCTGGCGCGAGAGCCCTGTACCGGGCCCTGCGCTGGGCCGGTGCCACCGACGCACAGCCCTTCGAGGAAGCGCACGTTCCCCCTGACCCAACGCCTGGGATTGTCAAAAATCCGCCCTACTCGGCAGAGATTGACGCGGCCCTGCCTCACTGCGAGCCCCGACTGGCTGCCCTGCTGCTGCTGTGCGCCCATGCAGGGCTCCGTGTGAGCGAGGCACTTCAACTGCGGGTGTCAGATCTGAACGGCTCTCAGCTCACGGTGACCGGCAAAGGTGGCAAGGTGCGCCGGGTCCCCCTGGGGCGGCGCACCCGCGAAGCCCTGAGTGGGCTGACACCGGCCCGGTCCGATGGCCGGCTGTTCCACTGGACCTATGGTCAGGCCACCTACCGCCTTCAGAAGGCATTCCGGGCTGCCGGTCACGGAGACGCCTGGCGCGGGTTCCATGCAGCTCGGAAGCATTCCGGCACGAGGCTGTATGCCGCCACCCGGGACTTTACCCGTGTGGGGCTGTTTCTGGGTCACAGCAGCGTAGACACGACCCGGCGGTATGTCGCTGTGCTCGACAACGACGTATCGCGCGAAGTCGAGGACTTTTAAGCTGCTCTGGAAAAAAAGAGACCCATCCCCTGTTTTTTCGGGTATGGGTCCATGTTGTGGTCTGGTGTCCAGCTACGACGCATAAAGCTGACAAGCTGGATCTTCCAGTAACCCGCCGCTAGAGCAGGGGCAGCCTGTAGCGTCTGTGTCAACCAGATTCAGCTGTTGCGAACTTCGCGTGGTCCCTCGTCCGGGTCCAGGAGGTCCGAGGCGGATCCGCCGTCCGAGCCACGCTGCACGTGCCCGCTGATGTACTCCTCATTGGCCTCGGCACCGGCCACCGGCCGGTCTCCGCGTCCACTGCGCACGCCCAGCTGCTCGACTTCCTTGTCGGTCAGCCCGGTTTCGTCGGTGGTTACGTCACCGTGGTTCACCCGGCGCTGTTCGCGTTCATTGTCTGCCATGGTCTGCCTCCTGGTCTTCAAAGTCGATTTCTGGGATCAGTCTTTAGTCTTTGGTCTGGCTTTTTCCGCCGCCACTTTCGCTGCCGTTGCGCCGGCCGTCACCTTCGCGGTCGTCGGGGCTGCCGTGGTTGGAACCAGGATCCCGCCGGCCATCTCCCAGACCGTTGTTGGTCTTGTCATCACCGTTCGGATCGCGCCCACCGGCCGAGCCGCTGCTGCCTCCCCTCTCGTTGGTCATGGCTGTATGCTCCGCCGCTCGTGTGGCTGCGCCATGAGGAGAACGCCAACCTGGACCCGTTTCCTCTGTAGAAGCCCTTCCTGAAGCGTTCAGAGTTAAGAGCTAGAGCTGCCCTGACTGGTTTTACTGCCCGCTGGGATACAGATCCGGCACCTCCTCCTGTGCGTCCCCTGCATCAGCGTCGAGGGGGCGCAAAGCACGGGTGTGGTCAATGTGAAGCAGCGCGTCGTACTGTCCGGCTGGAACTGTCTCCACGTAGTGACTCCAGCGTTCAGTGGCGGGGCGGTAGATCACTCCAATAAAGCGCTGGAGCTGCTCCTGAACCAGCGCGGCTGCTGCGGGAGACCCTGGGCGCAGGTCCAGCCAGAAGCGCTCGCCAACGTCGTGAAGCAGCGCTTCAAGGCTTCCCGGTAGACCGGGGCGTACCGTCATCACCAGGCCTGGCTCGTCCCAGTCGTGCGCCGCGAGCACCTGCCCGTCGTATGTCGTCTGCCCGATGATAAAGGTGCTGTCGGGCCACCGTTCCCGGGTCAGCTGGCCCAGATTTACCTCGGCGCGCTGCCAGCCCATCGCACTGGCCCGGGCGTCGCCTAAATGGGAGTTGTGGGCCCACACCACTACCCTGGCCTCCTGGCCGCGCCCACGTGCGTGCTCCACGAGGGCTTCAAGCGTTTCGACCATGTGGGTATCACGGATGTTCCAGGAGCTTTCCCGTCCCCGGAACATCGCCCGGTAATACTGCTCTGCGTTGCGGGCCAGCCGGGCATTCTGCTCGGCAAAAAAGAGCTCATCGTCGCTCAGTTGCTGTCCATCAGTCAGTTCAGGGGCGCGGCGCTGCAGTTCAAGCAGCTGCTGCATGGCTTCCTGCTCACAGGGTTCCCAGGCGCCGTGTTCGGTAGCGTAGCCGTAGGCCTGGGGGTTCTCGCCGAACATCTCAAAGCAGCTGTAGCGTTCCCGGGCGCGTTTGGCCGCCTCCGGATCAACCTGCTGGAGGTAGTCCACCACCGCGTTCATTGAGCGGTGCAGACTGTAGAGATCAAGCCCATAAAAGCCCACCTGCCGCTCGGCGCGCGAGGCGTTGTATTCCCTGAGCCAGCTCACGAAGTCCCGAACCACGCTGTTGCGCCACATCCACCGGGGAAAGCGCTGAAAATCACCCAGGGCCACGGCGGCGTTGTCATCATCTGAAGAACCGCCGCGGACGAAGCGGTTGATGCGGTAGGCATCCGGCCAGTCGGCCTCCACAGCCACCGCAGTAAAGCCTTTTTGCTCGATCAGCAGCCGCGTCAGGCGGGCACGTTCCTGATAGAACTCGTGCGTTCCGTGTGAGCCTTCACCAATCAACA contains the following coding sequences:
- a CDS encoding tyrosine-type recombinase/integrase: MTLVRSTDALILANLADPVLRVRAVEAASQYDVEVLVSLTESYMLTASRKGARTSVKTIQAYSLAVREFVPWAQQAGVQLLRPGKRDGGRFVSWLQTRPSNGKGKQGPLAASSVAQYVAGARALYRALRWAGATDAQPFEEAHVPPDPTPGIVKNPPYSAEIDAALPHCEPRLAALLLLCAHAGLRVSEALQLRVSDLNGSQLTVTGKGGKVRRVPLGRRTREALSGLTPARSDGRLFHWTYGQATYRLQKAFRAAGHGDAWRGFHAARKHSGTRLYAATRDFTRVGLFLGHSSVDTTRRYVAVLDNDVSREVEDF
- a CDS encoding erythromycin esterase family protein, coding for MTQPHKAALEILRREQRPLATDADLSSLLDAIGDARFVLIGEGSHGTHEFYQERARLTRLLIEQKGFTAVAVEADWPDAYRINRFVRGGSSDDDNAAVALGDFQRFPRWMWRNSVVRDFVSWLREYNASRAERQVGFYGLDLYSLHRSMNAVVDYLQQVDPEAAKRARERYSCFEMFGENPQAYGYATEHGAWEPCEQEAMQQLLELQRRAPELTDGQQLSDDELFFAEQNARLARNAEQYYRAMFRGRESSWNIRDTHMVETLEALVEHARGRGQEARVVVWAHNSHLGDARASAMGWQRAEVNLGQLTRERWPDSTFIIGQTTYDGQVLAAHDWDEPGLVMTVRPGLPGSLEALLHDVGERFWLDLRPGSPAAAALVQEQLQRFIGVIYRPATERWSHYVETVPAGQYDALLHIDHTRALRPLDADAGDAQEEVPDLYPSGQ